A portion of the Macaca thibetana thibetana isolate TM-01 chromosome 9, ASM2454274v1, whole genome shotgun sequence genome contains these proteins:
- the RAB18 gene encoding ras-related protein Rab-18 translates to MDEDVLTTLKILIIGESGVGKSSLLLRFTDDTFDPELAATIGVDFKVKTISVDGNKAKLAIWVTLHQQTANFFLKSQIGNSPILKWAMWQYDTAGQERFRTLTPSYYRGAQGVILVYDVTRRDTFVKLDNWLNELETYCTRNDIVNMLVGNKIDKENREVDRNEGLKFARKHSMLFIEASAKTCDGVQCAFEELVEKIIQTPGLWESENQNKGVKLSHREEGQGGGACGGYCSVL, encoded by the exons ATGGACGAGGACGTGCTGACGACCCTGAAGATCCTCATCATCGGCGAGAGTGGGGTGGGCAAGTCCAG CCTGCTCTTGAGGTTCACAGATGATACATTTGATCCAGAACTTGCAGCAACAATAG gtGTTGACTTTAAGGTGAAAACAATTTCAGTGGATGGAAATAAGGCTAAACTTGCAATATGG gTTACTTTGCATCAGCAGActgcaaactttttcttaaagagccAGATAGGAAATAGTCCAATCCTGAAGTGGGCCATGTGGCAATAC GATACTGCTGGTCAAGAGAGGTTTAGAACATTAACTCCCAGCTATTATAGAGGTGCACAGGGTGTTATATTAG TTTATGATGTCACAAGAAGAGACACATTTGTTAAACTGGATAATTGGTTAAATGAATTGGAAACATACTGTACAAGAAATGACATAGTAAACATGCTAGTTGGAAATAAAATCGATAAG GAAAATCGTGAAGTCGATAGAAATGAAGGCCTGAAATTTGCACGAAAGCATTCCATGTTATTTATAG AGGCAAGTGCAAAAACCTGTGATGGTGTACAATGTGCCTTTGAAGAACTTGTTGAAAAGATCATTCAGACCCCTGGACTGTGGGAAAGTGAGAACCAGAATAAAGGAGTCAAACTGTCACACAGGGAAGAAGGCCAAGGAGGAGGAGCCTGTGGTGGTTATTGTTCTGTGTTATAA